In one Butyrivibrio proteoclasticus B316 genomic region, the following are encoded:
- a CDS encoding phosphoglycerate dehydrogenase: MYKYKCMNPIAKIGLNNFTDKYEAVDNVDDADGILVRSANMLEMDFSDNLLAIARAGAGVNNIPIDKCAGKGIVVFNTPGANANGVKEMVLAAMLLASRDIIGGTEWVKANAGDPDIAKLTEKSKKKFAGTEIFGKKLGIIGLGAIGVRVANAARQLGMEVYGYDPYLSIDAAWRLSSDVKHVTNVDDIYSKCDIITIHVPALDSTKGMVNEAAISKMKKGVILINLARDILCNEADVLAGINSGKIRKYVTDFPNPTIAGHDGCIVIPHLGASTEESEDNCAVKAVLELKDYLENGNINNSVNLPNCDMGVCAGPRLAIIHKNVANMISQFTSFLGNAGYNIKDMSNKSRGDYAYTLIDLEDEIEDAIVSKIEKIDDVIRVRIVRKDV, translated from the coding sequence CGGAATCCTTGTCAGAAGTGCTAACATGCTGGAAATGGATTTTTCTGATAACCTTCTTGCGATTGCACGCGCCGGTGCCGGCGTTAACAATATTCCGATTGATAAATGTGCCGGAAAAGGAATAGTTGTTTTTAACACTCCGGGAGCTAATGCTAACGGTGTTAAGGAAATGGTACTTGCTGCTATGTTACTTGCAAGCCGAGATATCATTGGCGGAACAGAGTGGGTTAAGGCAAATGCAGGTGATCCGGATATTGCTAAGCTTACAGAGAAGAGCAAAAAGAAATTTGCCGGAACTGAGATCTTTGGTAAAAAGCTTGGAATCATCGGACTTGGCGCTATTGGTGTAAGAGTCGCAAATGCGGCAAGACAGCTGGGCATGGAGGTATATGGATATGATCCATATCTTTCAATTGATGCGGCATGGAGACTGTCTTCAGATGTTAAGCATGTTACTAATGTTGATGATATTTACTCTAAGTGCGATATTATTACAATTCATGTTCCTGCCCTTGATTCTACAAAGGGTATGGTTAATGAGGCTGCTATTTCCAAGATGAAGAAGGGAGTGATCCTCATCAACCTTGCAAGAGATATTCTTTGTAATGAAGCAGATGTTCTTGCGGGAATCAATTCCGGAAAGATCCGCAAATATGTAACTGATTTCCCAAATCCTACTATTGCAGGACATGACGGATGCATTGTTATTCCTCACCTTGGAGCTTCAACTGAGGAATCTGAAGATAACTGTGCTGTTAAGGCGGTTCTTGAACTCAAGGATTATCTCGAAAATGGTAATATTAATAACTCTGTTAATCTTCCTAACTGTGATATGGGAGTGTGCGCCGGACCAAGACTTGCCATCATCCACAAGAATGTAGCCAATATGATCAGTCAGTTTACATCATTCCTTGGAAATGCGGGTTACAATATCAAGGATATGAGCAATAAGTCAAGGGGAGACTATGCATATACACTAATTGACCTTGAAGATGAGATTGAAGATGCAATTGTAAGTAAGATAGAAAAAATCGATGATGTAATAAGAGTGAGAATAGTTCGCAAGGACGTGTAA